The Flavobacterium faecale genomic sequence AGTTGTAGCGTAAGTATTCAGTATTGTCATTGTATAAGTACCCTTGGCTTGAAAAACCATCTCCATTAACTGGGTTTAAATATTGAAAACCTTTGTTGATTGAATTATCAATACTTCCCTGCATTCTAAATTCTAAGTCTGGTGTAATTTTTGCGCTTGCAAATGCACTAGCTAAGATTCTAGTTATTTTAGATGAATATTTATTTTTGTCTAATATATACACAATATTAGGTAGGTTGTTTGCAATTGGTATAATGTTATCTGCTTGTCCAACTCTGTTATTTACTAAATCTAGATTGTATCCAATTGCATTGGCAGCATCATAAATAGGTGTGTTTGGTAGCATTTTTGTTGCTGCGTATATACTTCCAGATAATGCATTACCAGTTGTTCCTCCAGTATTTAATCCGTTGTATTCAGTTTTGGTAAGTCCAATGTTTGTTCCAATAGTTAACCATTTTGTTACATTGGCATCCACATTTGTTCTTACAGTATATCGCTTCATATCATTAGCTGTTGCGATACCTTCCAAATCGCTAGCTCCAAGAGATACATAAAATCTACCTTTATCAGTACCACCACTCATAGACAATGTATTATTTACTTGTGCAGCATTACTTTTTAAGGTTGCTTTTTGCCAATCAGTATTATAAGTACTACCTGCGGCATAGTTTCCTTTTTCTTTCGAAATCGTTAAGAAGTCTGGTGTTTGTAGTAAATCATATAATTTTACAGCATTTGAAAAACCGTAAGAATTATTGAAACTAGTTTTTATTGAACCTTTTTTACCGCTTTTAGTAGTAATCAATACCACTCCATTTGCAGCTCTCGAGCCATAAATTGCAGTAGCTGCTCCATCTTTTAAGATTTCGTACGATTCAATATCGTTTGGATTGATGTCTCCCAGTCCATTTGTAGAAGCCACCCCTCCCGTGTCTCCAGTTACAATAGGCACACCATCTACAATTATCAAAGGATATGTTCCACCTGTAATAGAAGCAACTCCTCTAATTCTGAATATAGGTGCAGCACCTAATATTCCAGAGTTTGTTACCACTTGTACACCCGCAGCACGACCTGCAAGTTGAGACTCGAAACTCGCAGTAACTAAGTTGTCTAAATCTCTACCTTTAATAGAAGATTGTGATCCCGTTATTTCTCTTTTTTTCTGTGAACCGTATCCAATCAGTACAACTTCATCAAGTTGCTCTGTTGTAGATTCCATTTTAATGTTCAGCTTTGTTGCTGTAGCCTTAACTTCTTGAGTTTTGTTTCCAATAAAGCTAAAGATCAAAACCTGATTTGGCGCTGCCTTGATAGAATACTTTCCATCAATATCAGTCTGTGTTCCAATTTGTGTTCCTTTAATTAACACACTTACCCCTGGGAAAGGTAAACCTGTGTTTTCTGAAACGACTCCCGAAACAATTCTTCCTTGCGCAAATGATAATTGCGTCACAAGTACTAGCATAAGTACTAAGATTCCATGTAAATTTAGCTTCATTTTAATTCGTTTTAAATTAGCATTCGAATGTCTTAATAATTTGTTAATAATACTAGCGTGTTTTTTAAGTATTTTTTGCTTAAGTGATTTAAAATGGATTTTTATTAATTCTATATTTTTTCTAGATTTTTTATTCAGTTTCAAATTTTAAAGGGTAAAATAAAACAGTATTCTTATTGTTTTAACACAATAATTATTGGTTATGATTATCTATTTGTTTTTTAAGTAGTAAATTGATTATGTATTAATAATCGGTGTAAGATCTAGTCCGATTTAAAAAGCGTCTTTAAATTATAATTCTACTTTTTCCTAGAAAAAAAGTGATTTTATTTGGACCATAATTAGATTGCCTTTGCTAGGTTTTGTTTAACAAAAGTTATAGATACTATGTCTATTTCAAGGGTGTAAGGGTATTGATAAGTTCTGGTTTCTGAGATCAAAAAAGGCTAATTATGTTTATAAATCATATACCTCAATACTTTTAATTTAACTGTTCTTAAGCTAAATATGAACAATCTTAAAGTAGGGGAGTAACGGAAGGTTATTGTTGTAAATATGTCTAGAAAACGGTACATTTAAGTGTTAAATCGGGATAGGTAAAACTATTAAACTAGTAGAACGGGGAAGTACTTATGTTTATTAAAGAGTCATCTAGTTTGGTCTAAATGTTACACATTTGCAACATTGGGATTTATATATTTTAGACGAAAAAAATCTGTAAGCTTTGATTTTATATTTCAATAAAAAAACGAACCAAAGCCCAAGCTCTAATTCGTTTTATATTATATTTATATCCCTAGGAAAATAAGCCCTTGTCGGGAAGAATAGTCTGATTTATTGTCTTTGTCTTACAGCTTCGTATAAAAAGGCACCGCAAGCGACAGAAACATTTAATGAACCAATTGTTCCAAACATAGGTAACTTTGCTTTCTCATCAACTATTTTTAGAACGGATGGGTTTACACCTCGATCTTCTGATCCCATGATTATTGCTACGCCTTCGGTTAATGATATCTCAAAAATGTTTTTATCTGTTTTTTCAGTAGCAGCAACGGTTTTGATTCCGCTAGCTTGCAATAAGAAGATGGCATCTTTAATATGTTCTACTTTACAAATCGGAATATTAAAAACGGCACCTGCTGATGTTTTAACAGTGTCTCCATTTACAGGAGCAGAACCTGATTTTTGTACAATGATTCCATTTACACCTGTACACTCTGCAGTACGGATAATAGCGCCAAAATTACGAGCATCTGATATTTGATCCAGAATTAAAAACAAAGGTGCTTTTCCATTTTCTAGTACTGTCTCAATCAAAGTTTCAAGGTCAAAAAATGAAATAGGAGATACACTAGCAACGGCACCTTGGTGGTTGTTTGGGGTAAGTCGGTTTAGCTTTTCAACAGGAACATATGAGAAGTTAATGTTGCCTCGTTTCAAAACTTTCATTAAGTCTTTCATTAGCTCACCAGAAGCTTCTTTTTGAATGTATACTTTATCAACTGTTGCACCTGCTTGAATTGCTTCAATTATTGCTCTTATTCCAAATATTTGATGTTCTTTTTCCATGATGCAAATATATAAAAAAAACCATCAGCAGTAGCTGATGGTTTTTAAAAATTAGAAGTTTAATAGACTAATATTCGTCTTCTAAGAATCCTGTTCTTTTAACTCCCGTAAATGTTAAAACATCACTTGGAGCGTAGCTAAAAGTAGCCTTGAATGAAATTTTGTCAACTGCTTTACCTGATTTTGATAATCCAGCTCCTTTTTCAAACTTTCCATCTGTAATGGTTACAGTACTTCCTGGATCGTTCAAATTAGCTTGTGAGGGAGCGGAAAATGTTCCGTTTTCAAGATTTACTGTAATTTTAGACATCAAATACCATCCTACGGGCTTGTTTTTTGGTTTGTCTGTCCAATCATCTACCCACATGGTATTATCATTTGCGGCTGTATTATATGTTGCATGTAAAGCATGGTCTACTTGTACTTTTCCTGCGGCATCGGTTATGGTTATAAACCAATCGCCAGCATATGCTTCAGTTGTTGTTCCTCCTGCATCAGGATTCCCGCCTTCATCACATGACGTGAATGATGCAAAGATTAGAAGTCCAAAAAGGAGTTTTATGATGTTATTTTTTAATATTTTCATTTTTACGATATTAAAGTTGAACTTGTGTTAATGTTGCCAAGAAGTTGTAAGTAGTGTCACCTGTAACCCAAGTTGTGGTCATTACTAACTGCTTAGTAGTAGGATTAACTGTTAATCCTGTTATTTTTACAGTACCTCCAAAGTATGCATTAGAATGTGTTCCTGGGAAGGTAAAGTTATTTGTTGGAATGTCAACAGCGTTGATGATTCCACCAGGAGACTCACTGTGAGCAATTGCTCTACCAAATTCATACCATCCTCCAAAAGAGTCGGATATTTGGTAAGTTCCATCAGCTTTTTTCCAGATATAGATGTATTTAATATCTATGTAACTGTCTCCTCCATTGACTCCATTTCTCAAAATAGTACTAGTGTAAACACCTTCTATACTATTTACTAAGTTTCCAGTTTTGTATATTATAACTTTTCTAGACCCTTTACCTACAAATCCGTCAACATTAGTTGCGCTGTAAGTCACTTCATATTCATCAATTTTTGATGTGTCAAGTGTTGTTGTGCCTCTGTATTTTCCTACTGCTGTAGTTATAGTAGGAACAATAGTTGCTCCAGCTTTCGCGACAGCACCTGGTTCTACGTACGTTGTACCTTGTTCTACAAAATATGGATTAGCTCCTGAAATTGTAAATACAGGAAAGTACGTAATTGCCGACAGATTCTCTGTTTCTACATTAGTACAAGCTGTAAAGAGAGAGCTTGCAATAAAGATAGCGATGATTAATTTTCTCATAATGTTAATATTTTATTTCCACCAAATGGCAGTAGTTATTGGTAAAAGTGTAGGTACGTTTGGATTCGCATTTCTTTCCGTTAGCGGGTAGGCTAATCTTTGCGGGAATTTGCCATCTGTAGCACCATTTAAAGAATATACAAATTGTCCTGGTACGTAACTAGCATTTGTTTGGTAAACTGCTGATGTTTTAGGATAACCTGTTCTGTTTTTTTCAAAAAACGCTTCGTAACCATTTCCTGGGAAACTAGCAACCCATTTCTGAGTGATGATAGCTTCAATTTTTTGTTCAAGTGTGCCTGCATTAGGGAACTCATAAGCTCCTGCTAATAACGCAGTAGGAGTTACTGCTTTCTCTGCTATTTTGTAACGTGCAAAATTTGCTTGAACACCTGCGTCGTATAGTGCTTTTGCACCGGTTCCAGCATTGTATCTTACCATAGCTTCTGCTTGCAAAAAGTAACTTTCTTCTGTACTCATTAAAAAAGCAGGGGTAGAGGCGCTTAAATTTACAATTGCAATTGTTCCAGCTCCAACGGTACTGCTATAGTCTCCTTGGTTTAAGGAATTTCCCTCCAAGTAATAAGATGCTTTTCTAGCGTCAGCATTAAGGTCAAGATATGAAGCTAAAGTAGTACTCATTCTCAAATTTGTTGCAACATTTAATTTTCTGTTGTTGAATTCGAATAATGGATTACTTTGGTTTACTTCATCTTTAAATTGATTCATTCCGGCATCTTCAGTCAAAAACTGAGTTCCTGCCGTAATCATTGCAGTTATACCAGCACTAGCAATTGCAGATCTTGAGCTATTTGATTGTCTCATAAATACTTTAAGTTTTAAAGTATTGGCAAACTTAGTCCACTTTGTCATGTTACCAGCAAAGATTAGATCATCTTTTGAAGGTGCAATACCTTTTGAAGTTGATAAATCCTTAGAAAGTGCCAAGTTTAAATCTTCAATCATAAAGGTGTAAACTTCTTCTCCGGTATTGAATTTTGGAGTTAAATTGGAGATGTCGTTAGCTTCTTTGTATGGGATTGATCCATAAAAGTCAGTAAGAACTTGTGAAGCTTGTACTTCGAGTACTGTTGCAATCAAATAGTAATTCCAATTTTCTTGAGCTAATGCATTTCTTTTAATGTTTCTAATGTCACCTAAGGCATCATACATAGCATCCCAAGCATAGTTGTAATCGGAAGTTCCAATACTGTAATTGTCTACGTTTTTGAACTGATTCGCTGAATTACTTTGTGTCCAGTACTGTGACCACATACCACCAATGATGGCTAGAGATGCTCCTTCAGGTCCTATGATTCCAGTAATACCTGCTGGTAATTGAGCAGATAAAGGTGCGCTTGCTGGATTTAATGAATCCGGATCGCTATTAATGTCTAAGTCGGTATTACAAGCAGTAAATGTTGCTGCAATGACTAATATTGTTGATATGAATTTTTTCATTGTCTTTCTTTTTAAAATGTTAATTTAATGCTAGCACCATAACTTCTTTGTGAAGGGTTACCACCAAATTCACCTTGCTCACTTAACAATCCTGTTCCAAAAGTAGATAATTCAGGATCAACATAAGGGTTGTCTTTAGGAGTCCATAGCGCTAAGTTTTTACCATAAAGGCTAAAGCTAGCTCTGCTTAATCCTAATCTTTTCACTAATGATGAGTCAAATGTATATGTTAATGATACATCTCTTAGTCTTACAAAAGTTTTGTCGATAACATGTGATTGCTCAATTCCGGGGTTATTACTTGTGTTATAAAAATCGGTAACACTTGTAAATCCAACAGGTTTAGTGTTTTCAGTATAACCTGTTACTACTCCAGTTGCGTTTACAACTTCGTTAACAGAGTTTGGTACGATAAAAGTATTTCTTCCGTTGTAGGTAGTCTCTATACCGTTACCTGTAAAGTTAGAAAGTCTTTTTGTGTAAGAATACATTTTACCACCTTGTTTCCAGTCAAGCCCCATTGCTAATGCTAAATTTTTATATGTAAATACGTTTTTTAAACCCATTACAAATTTTCTTTGTGCATTTCCAATATTTTGTTCATCGTTTGTTACTTTGTAGAAACCTGTTGTAGCATCTACAACATATTGACCTTGCTCATTGACAACAGGCACTTTTGCAGAGAATACACCTAAAGGTTGCCCTTTAACAGCGTTAAATGTTACACCATAATTACTGGCTAAGTTGATTTTATCTAAACCACCAGCTATAGAAAGTACTTCACCTTCATTTTTGGTAAATGTTGTTGTGATATCCCATTTGAAATCTTTTGTTTTTACTGGTATAACATTCAATAATAATTCAACTCCTCTGTTACGTACATCTAAGATATTCGCTGTTTGACTCGTGTATCCACTTGAAGTAGGAAGTGGTCTACTGAATAGTAGGTCATTTGTAGTTCTACTGTAGAATGATCCGTCAAGGAATACTCTTTTGTTGAATAAACTAGTTTCAAAACCAAATTCAATTTCATTTGTTCTCTCTGGAACTAATTGGTTATTACCTAAATTAGATGCAGCTTCATATCCATTAACTCCTCCAATTGGTAAGAAGATATTTCCAAAACCTAAAGATGAATTTCCTTGAATTAAAGAGGATTGCGTTTTATAAACGTCTGTATCCTTACCAATTTCTGCATAGGAAGCTCTTAGTTTTAAGAAATAATCTTGTTGATCCAACACAATAGCACTTAAGGCTGCTGAAGAATAGAAGTATGAGTTGTTTCCTTGAGGCAAAGTAGAAGACCAGTCATTTCTAGCAGTAACAGTTAAGAAATAACGATTTTTGTATGCTGTTTCGATAGACCCAAACGCACCAAAACTTTTTCTAAAAGAGTTTTGCTGAGTAACTTGTGGTTTTACTGATGAGTTGGATAACTCGTAAAATCCAGGAATGTCAAGATTTGTAATTGTCGCTTGCAATAAGCTTGCTTTTCTCTGATTTGCATTGAATCCAACAAAAGATGTAATGTTGATGTCATCGTTGATAGTAGTATTGTAACTCAAGATTGTATTAGAGTCAAATTGTACATTTTCTCTTGTGTTTTCGGTTACACCTCCCACAGTTGGGATAGTGGCAGCATTTGCTTGTGCAGAACCAGGAGTATAGTTAATTATGGCACCATAAGATTTTAATTTTTCAACTCCGTAATCACCACCTAATTGATGGCTTAAAGATAATTTTTCGTTGAATTTATAATCAATGCTTACGTTACCATATACTCTATTTCCGTCAATTTTAGTTGAGTTTTCACTTACTGTAAAGTAAGGATTAGAAGCGTAAGGAGTTAAAAAGTTATCATTTGTAGCATAAGGATTATTGATGTAATCTTTTTGATCTACAACACTTATATCTCTAGGTATTTGTAATAACTCTTGCATTACGGTGTTACCTTGTCCTGATGCTGAACCTTGACCTGTATTCACAACGTTTTGATCTTTCTTAACGTAATTTATACTAGTTCTTACACTTAATTTTTTACCATTAACACCAGCGTTGATTCCTACTGTTCTTCTTAAGTAAGCATCTGCATCTGTAGGTATGATACCGTCAGAATTAACATCTGTATAGTTAATAGAGAAGTTTGAATTTTCTCCACCACCACTCAAACGTACACTATTTGTAAAAGTATGACCGATTGTAAAAAAGTCTTTGATGTTGTTCTCTTGTGCAACATAAGGCTTGATTTGTTGACCGCTGTCAATAACTGCCCCATGTAGTCTTATTTCACCATTGTATGCTGGTCCCCAAGAACCATTTTCATTACTAGCTGTATTAGTTGAATTTGACCAACTTGACCATGATTTCCCAGCCCAACCTTGACCATATCCATTTTGTAAATGAGGTACTCTAGCTACTTCGGAAAAATCACTTGAGCTACTTAACTCAACAGTAAGTTTTTGATTGTTTTTACCAGATTTGGTAGTAATGATGATTACACCATTTGACGCTCTAGACCCGTAAAGTGCTGATGCAGCTGCACCTTTAAGTACAGTCATGCTTTCGATGTTGTTCGGGTCAACATCTCCTATTCCTGTTCCTGCATCATAAGTTCTTGTAGCACTTGTTTCAGATGAACTAGAAGTGGTATTGTTGATAGGTGTACCATCAATAACGTAAAGAGGGCTACTGTTTGATAACGAGTTAAAACCTCTAATAACCACCTTAGATGATGCTCCAACTTGTGCTGGGGCTGTAATATCAACACCGGCAATTTTTCCAGATAATGATTCAAAAACGTTTGTGTTGTTTACTTCGGTAAGTTCTTTACCTGTAACAATAGACGTTCCAGCGGCTAAAGCTCTTTTTTGCTTTTTGATACCAAAGGCAGTTACTACTGCTCCTTCAAGTTGTACTGCTGTACTAACTAATTTGGCATTGATCGTAGCTGAACTTGCAGTCACTTCTTTAGTTTCCATTCCGATATAACTAAAGATGATAACTTGTTTTGGTGTTGCTTTAATGGAATATTTTCCGTCAAAATTTGTTTGCGTACCAGTTTTTGTTCCTTTTACGAGAATACTTACACCTGGTAAGGGTAAGCCTGTGTCGTCAGAAACAACTCCTGAAACAACTCTTTCTTGCGCAATGATAAATTGCGTTGTTAGTACTAAGAAAAGTACTAAGATTCTACTGAATTTTAGTTTCATTTTAATAAATTTTGAATTAGTGTTACAAACATCTTAATTAAATGTTAAGTTTCCTAATACTTTAGCCTCTAATCTTATGCTTGCATATGACTTTTAGGATTTAAACATAAATTTATGATAATGTTGAAAATAATTCTTTTTTTTAGCAATTTAGAAGGTAATATTGTAATTGGCAGTAATGAAAGTGTTGTTTAAACTACTTTTTTGATTTTTCTGTGTTCCGTTCGCAAAAGATAGTTTTAGTAGTCCGCTTTGTGTTTGTATGCCTAATCCGAATCCAATTCCGCCTATTTTTTCAATTTTAGTAGTTGTCGAAAAGGGATCATTGTATAAGCAATAGTCCAAGATAGAATGGATGTAGAGTGTTGGTGACAGCAGGTATCTGTACTCAGTTGCCAATGATGTCATCGCTTTTGCTTGTAAGCTGTTCTCTGTAAATCCTCGTACAGATGTTGTTCCTCCAAAGCGATATAGTTCATTGGTTAAGTAATTGTTGCTATTTAACAAAAAACTTTGTGAATATAAATAAATGTAATTGTTATTATTTAAAGTGAAATTATGGGTAGCTTGAACATTGATGTAAAATTGCTTAGTTTCTTCGGTAGTGTCAAGTGCGGAGAAATTGGTTCTTTTTCCTATTCCGGTATTAATTTTAATAATAGTAATTTCTGGAAACATTATATTAGTATGCTTGTATTTTGAATATTCGTAACTCGGGCAAAAAAAAGAATTTTTGTAGTTAGACAAGTTGGAAATATTTAATTGCTGGATGTCTGTCGACTCGGTGAATTGTAGTCCAAGGTACAGACGGCTGTTGTAATTTAATAAGTAGCCAACGTCAATTGCTGTTTTTGTGTTTTGGAAAATACTGTCTTGTTTGAATATGTTTATTTGTCCTTTTATGCCAACATTTGAATTAAATATATAAGGTATGTCAATATTAGTTCTGAATGTTTTTTGATTCTCACCATTGCTTTTCCAAAATATACTTATTTCTTCTCCAGCTTTTAATGTGTTTTCGAGTAATACATCCAGATACCCATTTAGTTTTAATTTATTAGTTTGATCGGTAGTGAAACCTATGTAACCGTCAAAGGTGTTTGAATTTCTTTTTTCTAAATATAAATAAACTTTCGTGCTGTCCTTCAAGAGTAATGCTTCGGGGTACTTTATTTGACTAACAAAACGATATTTCTCAATCTCATTATTTATCTGTTCGATAGTATTCTTGTTGAAAATACTGTTTTTAAATCTTTTTGCTAATTGCCTGAGGTGGCCTTTTGGTAGTAAATCTGCTTTGTTGTTGGTTGAAGATTGTGCAATGATTTGGTCGACGGTTCTGTTTTTGCCCTCATTATATAATAACTGAGCGCTAATTATGTTCGTTTTGTATTCTATGTTTTGTAATTGTACGGTTGCTAGAGGGTACCCGTTTTGTTCTGCCTTTGATAATGTCGAGGAGAGGAAGTTGTTTACTTCTGGGTAAGATAGTTTGATTGTATCGTTCTTTGTTTTATTTAATAGGAGTTGCAGACTTTTGTTGTTTCCTATATATAGGTAGGCTTGTTTGATTTGGTTCTTAAGTGATATAGTTGTGGAGTAGGTGGAGTCATTTAGTTTTTTTATTGGTTCGAATGTGTTATTGATGTATCCTAGCTCTGTAATAATTTTAGAAGTCCTTGTGAGTTCCGTCTGAATAGATTTTAAGTTCGAATGTTTTATTTGGTAAAAGATTGAATCTATTGTTTGGTTTTCTTTGATGCTTTTGCTTTTCAGTTGTAAATAAAAGGTTTGGGCTGATAAATAAGAGCCTGCAAAGAGTAGGAGGTATATGGTTATGATTTGCTTCAAGAAAATATATTTTTTATAAAAGTACTGTAAATATTAATTTTTTCAACGGAATTTGAAATATTGAAATAATCTTATTGAAAATTAATGGGTTAACGTTTGTGGAGTTAAATTTATTTCATACATTTGCAACCCCGTAAAAAGCGGGAATTAAAATTACATAATAAAATTTTAGTATTAATTATGCCAACAATTCAACAATTAGTAAGAACAGGAAGAACTCAGATAACTAAGAAGAGTAAATCGGTTGCTTTAGATTCTTGTCCTCAAAGAAGAGGGGTTTGTACGCGTGTTTACACTACTACACCAAAAAAACCAAACTCTGCAATGCGTAAAGTAGCGCGTGTACGTTTGACAAATGGTAATGAAGTGAATGCCTACATCCCTGGAGAAGGACACAATTTACAAGAGCACTCGATAGTATTAGTTAGAGGTGGAAGGGTAAAAGATTTACCAGGTGTTAGATATCACATCGTTCGTGGTGCCCTTGATACGTCAGGAGTAGCAGGAAGAACGCAAAGAAGATCTAAGTACGGTGCTAAACGCCCAAAAGAAGCAAAAAAGTAATTTAAAACGTTAGGAGTTAGAAGTTAATAGTTATGTATTTACATCTGAATGTTTTTCAGGACTTGTGATACAAAACAGGTAGCGTATGACTTATAATTTTTTATTAAAAAAAAGACATGAGAAAAAGAGCGGCAAAAAAGAGACCACTTTTACCAGATCCAAGGTTTAATGACCAATTGGTAACACGTTTTGTGAATAACCTAATGTGGGATGGTAAGAAATCAACAGCTTTTAAAGTTTTTTATGATGCAATTGACATCATTGAGGCTAAAAAGCAGGATGCAGAAAAACCTTCATTGGAAATATGGAAAGACGCCTTGACAAACGTTATGCCTCACGTAGAAGTACGTAGTCGTAGAGTTGGTGGAGCAACATTCCAAATTCCTATGCAAATTAGACCAGACAGAAAAATCTCTATGGCTATGAAATGGTTGATTCTTTATTCAAGAAGAAGAAACGAAAAATCAATGGCGCAAAGATTAGCTTCGGAATGTTTAGCTGCGGCTAAAGAAGAAGGTGCTGCTGTTAAGAAAAGAATGGATACTCACAAAATGGCAGAAGCTAACAAAGCTTTCTCTCACTTTAGATTTTAATTCTTAAGAAATGGCTAGAGAACTTAAATATACAAGAAACATAGGAATTGCTGCTCATATTGATGCTGGTAAAACAACGACAACTGAGCGTATATTATTCTATACAGGAAAATCACACAAAATTGGTGAAGTGCACGATGGTGCTGCAACAATGGACTGGATGGCACAAGAGCAAGAAAGAGGTATTACAATTACTTCTGCTGCTACAACTTGTGAATGGAATTTTCCAACTACTCAAGGTAAAGTTTTACCTGAGACATTACCTTACCACTTTAATATTATCGATACCCCGGGACACGTTGACTTTACAGTTGAAGTAAACCGTTCGTTACGTGTTCTTGATGGATTAGTTTTCTTGTTTAGTGCTGTTGATGGTGTTGAGCCTCAATCAGAGACTAACTGGAGATTAGCTGATCAATATAAAGTACCACGTATTGGATTCGTTAATAAAATGGACAGACAAGGATCTAACTTTTTGATGGTATGTCAACAAGTAAGAGATATGTTGAAATCTAATGCTGTTGCGATTACTTTGCCAATAGGTGAAGAGAATGATTTCAGAGGTGTTGTGGATTTGGTAAGAAACCAAGCTATTGTTTGGGATGATGCAGGTATGGGAGCAACTTATGAAGTTGTAGATATTCCTGCTGATATGATTGATGAAGTAAAAGAATACAGAGATATTCTTATCGAGGCAGTAGCTGATTATGATGAGAATTTGCTTGATAAATACATGGAAAATCCTGATTCTATTACAGAAGAAGAGATTAACATTGCATTAAGAGCGGCTGTAATGGATATGGCTATCATTCCTATGATTGCTGGTTCATCATTTAAAAATAAAGGTGTTCAGTTCATGTTAGATGCAGTATGTAAATACTTGCCATCTCCAATGGATAAAGATGGTATCGAAGGGATTCATCCTGATGATGCTGAGCTTTTAGAAGAAGATCAAACTAAAATTTTGCGTAAGCCAGATGTTAAAGAGCCATTCGCTGCTTTGGCATTTAAGATTGCTACTGACCCATTCGTAGGTCGTTTGGCTTTCTTCCGTGCTTATTCAGGACGTTTAGATGCTGGTTCTTATGTTTTGAACACACGTTCAGGAAACAAAGAAAGAATTTCTCGTATCTACCAAATGCATGCTAACAAGCAAAATCCAATCGATTATATCGAAGCTGGAGATATTGGAGCAGCAGTTGGATTTAAAGATATTAAAACTGGAGATACATTGTGTGATGAGAAGTACCCAATCATTCTTGAGTCTATGAAATTCCCTGCGCCAGTAATTGGTATCGCTATTGAGCCTAAAACAAAAGCTGACGTAGATAAAATGGGTATGGCTTTGGCTAAACTTGCTGAAGAGGATCCTACATTTACTGTAAGAACTGATGAGGCTTCTGGTCAAACTATTATCTCTGGTATGGGTGAGCTTCACTTAGATATCTTAGTAGATCGTATGAGACGTGAATTCAAAGTTGAAGTAAACCAAGGTGAGCCTCAAGTTGAATATAAAGAAGCTTTTACAAAATCTGCA encodes the following:
- the rpsL gene encoding 30S ribosomal protein S12, which translates into the protein MPTIQQLVRTGRTQITKKSKSVALDSCPQRRGVCTRVYTTTPKKPNSAMRKVARVRLTNGNEVNAYIPGEGHNLQEHSIVLVRGGRVKDLPGVRYHIVRGALDTSGVAGRTQRRSKYGAKRPKEAKK
- the fusA gene encoding elongation factor G, which codes for MARELKYTRNIGIAAHIDAGKTTTTERILFYTGKSHKIGEVHDGAATMDWMAQEQERGITITSAATTCEWNFPTTQGKVLPETLPYHFNIIDTPGHVDFTVEVNRSLRVLDGLVFLFSAVDGVEPQSETNWRLADQYKVPRIGFVNKMDRQGSNFLMVCQQVRDMLKSNAVAITLPIGEENDFRGVVDLVRNQAIVWDDAGMGATYEVVDIPADMIDEVKEYRDILIEAVADYDENLLDKYMENPDSITEEEINIALRAAVMDMAIIPMIAGSSFKNKGVQFMLDAVCKYLPSPMDKDGIEGIHPDDAELLEEDQTKILRKPDVKEPFAALAFKIATDPFVGRLAFFRAYSGRLDAGSYVLNTRSGNKERISRIYQMHANKQNPIDYIEAGDIGAAVGFKDIKTGDTLCDEKYPIILESMKFPAPVIGIAIEPKTKADVDKMGMALAKLAEEDPTFTVRTDEASGQTIISGMGELHLDILVDRMRREFKVEVNQGEPQVEYKEAFTKSAVHRETYKKQSGGRGKFGDIVFKLEPADEVDGKPGVGLQFVNAVKGGNVPKEYIPSVEKGFREAMKAGPLAGYQVDSLKVTLTDGSFHPVDSDALSFELAARMGYKEVAKAAGAVILEPIMKMEVITPEENMGDIVGDINRRRGQVNDMGDRNGAKTIKADVPLSEMFGYVTTLRTLSSGRATSTMEFSHYSETPSNISEAVIKKAKGNA
- the rpsG gene encoding 30S ribosomal protein S7, which codes for MRKRAAKKRPLLPDPRFNDQLVTRFVNNLMWDGKKSTAFKVFYDAIDIIEAKKQDAEKPSLEIWKDALTNVMPHVEVRSRRVGGATFQIPMQIRPDRKISMAMKWLILYSRRRNEKSMAQRLASECLAAAKEEGAAVKKRMDTHKMAEANKAFSHFRF